CAGCGGTCGTTATTATGTTGCCTTCAGGACGGCACCAACTCATTTCGCTTCCAAAAAGACAACACTTTATATTATCAGTTCCACTGATTTTAAAACTTGGGTATATGAAAACTCCTACTCTGTAGGTGCCGATATGCGCGAACCGAGATTTGTTGTTTTCAAAGACCGTCTATTTTTTTATTTTTTTGAAGGCGGTACCAGACTATTTAAATTTGAACCTAAACATATCTGGGTAAGTATATTGTCGGACAATGGATGGAGTGAAAAGCAAAAGACAAATATGGACGGATTTGTGAACTGGCGCTTTCGTGTACAGTCCGGCAAACTTTATCTATCTGCCTATTACGGAGTAAATCTATATACTAATGAACATCAGGCTAATCTGCGATTGTTTACATCAGAAAACGGGATATATTTTACTCCGATAAGCGAACAAGCTCAAATAGCCACGCAAGGAGCGGAGGAGGGTGAGTTCATTTTTGACCATTCAGGAAATTTATGGGCTACTGTCCGGCTGGAAGGGTCGGGTTCCTATTTATGTTATGCTTCGAAGGATTCTATAGATAGATGGAAGGTTAAATTTTCCAAGCTAAAATACGACAGCGCACTGTTGTTTGAGTACGGAGATGCTATTTACCTGATTTCCCGAAGGCATCTTAAAGGCGATGCTACTAAGGTGGAAATTCCGGATGATAAACAACGGATGCAAAATCTCATCCGTTATTCCTTTTCAAAGAAAGTGACCGCCTTATTCAGGATAAATAAGGAAAAAATGGAAATTGAGCATATCATTGATTTTCCGTCTACCGGTGATACTGCATTTCCGGGAATCGCCCCACGTGATGAAAATTCCTTCTATCTGTTGAATTATTCTTCCGATATCCATAAACGCGATAAAATATGGATTGGCGGACAGCTGGGTAAAACCTATATCTATCAGACAGTCTTACATTTTTCTAAGTAATGGCCAGTCTTACGGTAGACTATCAATATTTTACCTAATTTTGTTTTCAATTTCTATATGAGCAAATTAGACATACTCGTTTTTGCAGCCCATCCGGATGATGTGGAACTGGCGTGCAGTGGTACCGTACTGAAACATATCAGCCAGGGGTACAAAGTCGGCATAATTGATTTGAGCAGAGGTGAGCTGGGAACCAGGGGGACGGAAGAAATCCGGGCGGAAGAATCAAAGAAGGCGACTGAAATATTAGGTATTCAGGTTCGGGAAAATTTGGGATTCAGGGATGGATTTTTTGAGATTGACGAAGCGCATTTGTTAAAAGTGGTGGAAATCATCCGGAAATACCAGCCGGAGATTATTCTGGCCAATGCGAAATCTGACCGCCATCCCGACCACCCTCGAGGTGGGGACCTGGTATCCAGAGCCAATTTTTTGAGTGGTCTAATTAAAATTGCCACCAGTTTTGAAAATCAGCAGCAGACAGCCTGGAGAGCGAAAGCCGTCTACCGCTATGTACAGGATAATTTTATCCAGCCTGATTTGGTGGTGGATATCACCGGATTTGAAACAAAAAAAATGGAGGCTATAAAGGCTTTTAAATCACAGTTTTACGATCCAAACTCTACAGAACCGCAGACACCCATTTCCAGGGAAGATTTTCTGGATTTTGTCATGGGCAGAGCTAAACAGTATGGAAGGCCAATTGGTGTTTCTTATGGCGAAGGATTTACAGTTGAACGTTATATAGGTTTAGATAACCTGTTCGCTGTAAAATAGTTACCACACTTTACTTATATCTTCACACCAGGATCTGACCAGGGCGTCTTCTTCTTTTCCCACAAATCCTTTTCCGGTAAGCATATCATAGCACGTTAACAAATCATCCAGCATATTTTCTTTACCACCTTTGATATTTAACGACGATAACTCATTGCAAATCTTCGAGTTATTAAGGTATCCTGGAATTTCGTCTTCAAAATCCTTCAATAAATTATGTTGGTTGCGTTCCTGCCAGACCGTAGCTTCATGAAAGAGGATACTCCAGCCGTTTGCCCATGCAATACGCTGCGCCACATAGCTTCTCCAGATATCCGTCATACGGAAGCTGCAATAGGCAGGAAGGTACAATAATGGGAATGCTTCTTTGTACCAGTAAGTGTTCTGACTGTTAAACGGGCTCCAGGCGCCGACTCCCAAAGCAATATTCATTCCTTTATTAAAATCCAGTGGCAGAGGATAGGTAAGCCTATAAACGGCATCTACATCCGGGTTTTCGTCTGCCAGTCCCTGCTGAATAGGACACAGAATATCCCTAATCTCAAAATCGGAGAGGGGTTTGCTGGGTTTTTGAAGTTCTTCCAATGGCAATCCTCTAGGCCATATAAATTTGTCGTTGAAATAGTTATATACATTTACCCAACCCTGAGCTTTAATGTCGTGTGCCTTAACTGTTCTTGATTTTTCATTCCAGAATTCAGCCCTTGGCAGGTTATCATCGTCCGTTTCAACGATTTCGTCCGTTCCATTTTGGAGTGCAATGATATAACCAATATTTTTTCTGGCATAATGTCTTGTAGGACAAATTTTTGCAAAGGATGAATCAAGTGTTAACTGGCGATCAACCGACCAAAAATCACAGCCATTGATGTTAAAGGTATCCGGAGATTTAGTATCTCCAATCATGATAAAGTCAATATTTCGTTCATTACAATCTTTGGCGTAGGTATGTAAAACTTCAAGCGTATCTGATGCGATGGATGTAATAACAAGTGATTTTTTTGACATAGTATATTAAATTTCAATAATTATATAAAATTTATAAAGTGTTTCTATAGAATAGGAGTATTACCTTTCAGTCGTTCCCAAAAATAATACAATAAGGTATTGCGGGCATTTTTTACAGCCGATGGTGAAACCCGCGGGGATGGAGCCTGATAATGAATCGGAACTTCAGCGATACGGTGTTTTCGCAACAGGTATTTTACTTCCGTCTGATAGAAATGAGCCTTTGATTTCAGCGGATATTGCAATAATTTACCGATGATATCTCTGTGGAAACCTTGGAAACCGCTGGTCATATCGTATAACTTTGTGCCTAACAACAAGTTAGCCAATACAGTTCCCATTTTTGACAGCATCCTTCGGTTGAACGGAGAGTCGCCCATAGAACCGTCTTTGATAAACCTGGATCCAAAAGCGCATTCATTTCCTTCGTTCAGAACCCTCAGATACATCGGGATAGCTCTTGGATCGTGTGAAAGGCCAGCATCCATCTCAATGATGATATCATGTCCATTGGCGTATGCAACCCGGAATCCCGCCAGATACGCATCCACGACATTTCTGTTGTCCGGTGCCCAAACCACCTCAAAACGGGGGTCCTTCTGTGCCAAATCCTGCGCAAGTTCCAGTGTTTTGTCTTTAGAGGCATTATCAATCACAAAATAGATTTTACCCGTTCCGATAACGTCCATTACACGAGTCAGTAAGTTGACAAAAGGTTCAAAATCCTGCTCCTCGTTGGCCATAGGTATGGTAGCTGCCCAATTGGTATATAAGTACATGTGTTTACGCTGTATTAAATCGCTAAAGATAGCTGAAAAGCGCTAAAAAAAGAATTTTCAGGTTTTTATTAAACTTTACATAAAATGGCATATATTTTGCAATTTTGATGATAAAAAAACGTTTAATGAGACTCAGGCAATTACTTTTAATTTTTTCAATTTTTCTTTTCTTTTCAGTTCCGGCACAACCCAAAGTTTCTATAACATTTCAAATCAAAGGGATGCAAGACGGTTTTTGCAAAATTGTCGGCATGTTGGGCAATAATAATTATTTGGTGGATACAGTGCCTGCCAAGAGCGGAAAGGCAACATACACAAGAAATGAGTTGCTTCCTGGTGGTTTGTATTATTTTGTTTTCCCTGATCAAAAAAGTTTCATACAGTTTTTAGTCGATAAAGAGCAGCAATTTTCTTTGCAAACGGATACAGCTGATTTAATTGGGCAAATGAAGATTAACGGGAGCGTAGACAACCTACTTTTTTATGATAATCAACAATTTGAGGCCTCTCATCGTAAACGGTTTGACTCCATCGATAATGCTTTGAAATTTTTAGCACCTGATAATCAGTTTTTTATATCCTTAAATTTAAAGAAGGATGCTTTGATAAAAGATAGAAAAGAGTATTTACAGTCCATTTCAACTAAATATCCGCATGCATTTTTCACCTATTTTAAAATGTCTGGTCAAAATCCGGCTTTACAATTCCCCAAAAAGGCAAATGGAATACTGGATACGGCCTTACAGGTGCAGCTTTATAGAGATGATTTTTGGAACAATACCGATGTTTCAGATGAGAAATTGCTCAGAACGCCTGTAATTGCCAATAAATTAAAGACTTATATCACGCAATTACTCCCTCAAAATCCTGATTCTATCCTTAAATATGCCGTGCCATTAATTGAAAAATCAAAGAAATGCCCGGAATGTTTCAAATTCATTGTCAACTGGATTTCCATACAGTACGAGAAACCGAGTATCATGGGGGATGAAAAGATACTGGTTTACATGGCGGATAATTATTTTACCGATGCTATTGCCGGTCCATGGTTTAAAGATAATCCGTATGAACTGACTAAAATCCGATTAAAAGTAAACTCTATGCGGCCAAGTATGACAGGAAGCATCGGCCAGGATTTGATGTGTAAAAACCTGAATGGACACAATGAGAGTTTATACAAGCTGAACACCCCTGTAAAAGTTGCATTTCTATATTCTCCTGATTGCAGCCACTGTCAGGAAGAAGCCCCAAAGTTGCATGCATTATTAGACAAATGGAAAGATAAAGTATCGGTTTATGCCCTTTCATTGGATGACGATGAAGCCAAATGGCGACAGTTTGTAGAGAAGTATCGTACCCATAATTTCCATAATGTTATTGACCCTAAGCGAGAAAGCCAGTATCATAAAAAGTACCACATAGATGTTACGCCAGAAATTTATGTTTTGGACAGAAATAATAGGATTGTCGGAAAAGATTTACATCCTGAACAGCTCGAAGAAGTGTTCAATCAGATTCTGAATAAGAAGCAGTGATGATTCTAAGTTATACTGATTCAATAGAATACCTTATAAATTAGTTTGTCATTTGTCCTATAATTTATATTATGTTAAATAGTATTTACGGATAAAACATCATTCAGTCAGGTAACCATTATCTTAAATATCTATCCTACTCAACTGGATAAATATATTCAACCCTATACAGTTGATTTGGCGGAAATTCGACAGGCGAACTATAATCCAGCATTTTAGTAGAAACCCGTTGTTTTGAATCAAATGTATAATCATAAACATAACCAGGCAAAGTACCTGGGGTTAGATTTAGCTGTACAAGCAAATTTTCCGACGTATTAAAGGTACAGCCTGCCAATTCCAGATTCATCGTTTGAAATTCACTGGAAATCAGATTAAACATAGTAACCAGTATAAAATTGTTAATTCCGGGTTGATTCCGGAATACCGTATAACTTGCAGAAACTTGAATCGTATCATTACCATATGGGGGTAAAAATCTGGGGAGTAATAACTTATAATTTGCAATAGAGTTAACCATATAGTTAAAATCAAAAATCTGGGTACCTGAAAAGTAGTTAACTTGTTGCATTTGATTCGAGGAATTATACAGGTAGGTCCTGTCTGAACTTACTGTAAGATATTCAAGACTGTAAGTCATGATTCTGTTGATTAAACGATTGTTTCCTGTAGTAAAGATTGTAACCAGGTTATGAACGGAGTCCGTTCCGTTAAATATGACCTGGTTGACCAAAATAGAATCGCTGAAATAGATGTAGAGATGTTTTACATACTGATTTCCATTTATTCGGGTTATTTCACTTTTTAACAAACCACTGCTGTCATCATACAAATAATCTGTTTTACCGATAAAAGAATCATTGACATAATAATTTGCCGTCATGAACCGATTAGTGGCATTTGTGCCCCCCTTTTTACAGGCTGAAATGCTAATTGCTGCCAAAAAGAAGAGAATAATTTTTTTCATATAATTATATTTATATGTTTTGATTAAACCGGCGGTACTGATCATAGGCGTAAAAACTAAGGTACTCACCTGCTTCAATTCTTTTTTGAATGTCTCGCCAGTATTTCGGGTCGAAAATTTCGTGGTGTTCCGCTAAAAAGATTTCCCCGATTGGTCCTTCCGGAGCCATAAAAGCTTTAAACTCCTCCGGAAAGATGTCGTTCGGCTCTGCCGTAATCATTTCAAAATTGCTTCTCGTATCATCCTCGTTATTCATGTCCGGGAGTCTTCTGAAACGACAGTCCGTCACTTTGGCAATCTCATCGTAATCGTAGAAGATGACACGTCCGTGCCGGGTGACTCCGAAATTCTTCAGTAACAGGTCGCCCGGAAAAATATTGGCAGCTGCCAGTTCCTTTACACAAAATCCGTAATCGAGTATGACCCGGCAGGCATCAATCGGATTGGCATGCTGCAAATATAAATTGAGCGGTGACATCCTGCGTTCAATATAAACGTGTTTTATAATCACCTTATCCCCTTTAAATTCTACCGACTCTTTACACGAATCCTGCAGTTCCTGTATCAGTTCAAAGGTGAATAAATGCCTTGGAAATTCTAAGTTTTCAAAAAGATGCGCATAAGCCATTCTTCCCACCCTGTCATTTATCTCCACTTCTTCGTATTTCTTTATAACAAACTCCCGCGTACAATTTTTGGGTGCTTCGAACTTGTCACGGATGATTTTGAAGACGAAATTGTAATATTTCAGGGTAAATACCGCCATAACCATCCCCTTGATGCCGGGTGCAATGATGAATTTATCTTCATGGTTATGGATGTAATTCATCAAATCCCTGTATAAGATCGTTTTACCATGACGGTAATAGCCGATGGAGTCGTACAACTCTCCCACTGCTTTATGTGTCAACATCGACTTCAGGTAATCAATCAGCTGTGCCGGATATTTGGTATGAACAAAGAAGGAGGCCCTCGTAAAGCTGAAAATAATGCTGATTTCTGCCGGTGCGTAAATAACGGAGTCTGCAAAGATACCTTTTTCTTCATTCAGCAGCGGAATCACAACAGGCATCGACCAGTTCTTGTAAAATAACCTTCCTACTATAAAAGCGCCGCGGTTGCGGTAAAATACCGGTTTCAGGATTTCAATCCGGTCTAAAAACAAATTGGATTTCTGATGAATAATGGTGGGTGCCATTTCGTCAAATATCAGCTGGGCATCCCTGTCTATGTCCTCAAATGGGACGCTGAACTGAAAGTATTTCAGAATTTGTTTGATAGAGACAACAGAAAAGTGCGAGCAGTCAATCGTATCAAAGATTTCCACGTCGTATTTGGGCATCGGCTTATAGTCGGTATAATCGAAAAATTCATAGTCCGAATTGAAGCTCTTGTCCACAAATACTTTTCTGGTGATGGAATTGTAAAAGGTTTCTGAATTGAGCCTGTGCGGCTTATCTTTGGTGATTTTGGAAAACTCAATCTTAATGGCTTTCCAGTATGCAATGCTATACAGGTTTTCGCCCAATAATTCCTGTGTTCCGGCGAATACAAGTTTTACGGACTGACCATATAAGCGGTATCGCTCCTGCTGGCGAAAAAATAAATCCTTGAACCGCCTGTTTTCAAAGTATTCTTTTGCACAAAGGGTAATATCATTAAATGCTCCTAGGAGGATGTCGTATTTTTCGGCAATTGAAGCGGCTACTTCGTGTACGGTATTCTGGTTTATCATTTATTGTGTATTTTTAAGCAACCATCAGGCGTTTATTAATTGCATGCTTCGTTTTACAAATATAAAATAAAAATCGACTAGGATGACTGTAGAAGACATTCGGGAATATTGCATACGGAAAAAGGGGGTTACAGAAGACTTTCCTTTTGATAAGGAGACACTGGTGTTCAAAGTGATGGGAAAAATGTTTCTGCTGATGAATATCCGTGCGGCGGAAACCAGTGTCAATATGAAATGCGATCCGGAATTGGCGGTGCAATGGCGGGAGCAATATGAAAGTGTGCAGCCCGGTTATCACATGAATAAGAAATACTGGAATACGGTATGGTGCGCTGAGGAGTTTTCAGACAGGACATTTTATGATATGATAGATCATTCGTATGAAGAAGTGATGAAAGGAATGACGAAGAAATTAAGAAATGAACTCGAACAGCTGCCATGTTAAACTGGAGGATACATATTTTATTCGTTGGGTTGCTCCTGCTTCAATGTGCAGCTTCATATGGCGGTACCCCCATACTGATAAATGACAAATTCACAACGCAGGAGCTGGAGAACACCTTAAATACAAGTTACAACCCGGCCCAACAGGACTTTGTCAGAGAAATCACCCTTAAAAACACAGGTTCTTCTGATAAAAACCTTTATTTGAATTTTATTAATCCAACCCTGGATAGAATCATAATAGAAGATAATAAACAGACAGCTGTCCTGGGCGATCTGATACGATATACCGTCAGGCAGTTTAAACATTACAATCACGTCTATCCATTTTCTTTAAAATCAAATGAAACAAGGACCATACGGTATACCATACGCAGGCAATGGCAGCCAATTAATTTCAGAATCAACCTGTCTTCGGAAAACAGTTTTATAAGGGCAACCAACCATGATAATTTTCTGGCGGGCATATTTTATGGTATTTTCTTTATTTACCTGTTGCTGTTGATATGCTTTTATATATTCAGCAAAAATAAATTTTTCCTGATCTACTTTGCAATACAGTTCTTTACGCTAATCGTGTTTTTTCAATACAGCGGGAATGGGTATCAGTACGGATGGTTTTATTCTGCAGCCACTCAAAAACATATTGCAGTCGTTGCTGTTCTCGGATATCTGATTGCACATATCTCCTTTATCAGGTTGTTTTTTGCCGTTCAGTTTAAAAATAATTTTTCCGGCTGGATGCTGAAATTCATCATTGCCGTTTTAGTATTATTCGGTATTTTCTTCCTGATTCAATTTTATAATCAAAGCTACGACAATATCCAATCCAACTGGAATCAACGGTTCATCTATGCAGTTTTCATCTTTTATGGTACAATGATAGTTATACTTGGTGTCAATACCTATATAGTGGCCAGAAGAAGAGAAATTATCTGGGTTACAGCCGGTGGCATACTTCATTTCTGCAACTGGTTACTGTTTATAAACAACGAATATGCCATGTTTCCGTCCTTTAACGGATTTAGCAGATTTCAACTGTTTTCCAGCAACCTCTTTATTCCGCAAAACTGCTACTATATCACAATGTTTGAAATGTTTCTGGTAACGGTATTCATGTCCGTCAATTATCATAATCTCATCAGGCAAAATAATTTATCCGCTAAAAGGCTGGATTTTCTTCAAAAAAGAAATATCAACACATTTGTATTGGGACAGGAAGAGGAGCGTGAAAAAATCACCTCTTCTATCGAGACAGGCATATCTAAAGATATATCAAAGATAAAGAATGATTTACGACTGCTCAACAGACATCATCCAGACACAAAAATCATTCCAATGGTACTGGATGAAATGAACACCACTCTTGAAGATATCAAAAATATCACCAGCAATTATGTGGCACCGGATATGCAGAAAATGAAGTTGAAAGAATTGATCCTGACTGCTACCGATAAGTTATTTACAACACTGGAAGTGAACTATGATTTCAGCAGAATCCCAGAAAATATGCTGCTGAACGCAGTCGCAAATATAAATCTGTACAGAATCATTCAGGAGGTCTCCAACAATATAATCAAACATTCGG
The genomic region above belongs to Sphingobacteriales bacterium and contains:
- the aceK gene encoding bifunctional isocitrate dehydrogenase kinase/phosphatase — protein: MINQNTVHEVAASIAEKYDILLGAFNDITLCAKEYFENRRFKDLFFRQQERYRLYGQSVKLVFAGTQELLGENLYSIAYWKAIKIEFSKITKDKPHRLNSETFYNSITRKVFVDKSFNSDYEFFDYTDYKPMPKYDVEIFDTIDCSHFSVVSIKQILKYFQFSVPFEDIDRDAQLIFDEMAPTIIHQKSNLFLDRIEILKPVFYRNRGAFIVGRLFYKNWSMPVVIPLLNEEKGIFADSVIYAPAEISIIFSFTRASFFVHTKYPAQLIDYLKSMLTHKAVGELYDSIGYYRHGKTILYRDLMNYIHNHEDKFIIAPGIKGMVMAVFTLKYYNFVFKIIRDKFEAPKNCTREFVIKKYEEVEINDRVGRMAYAHLFENLEFPRHLFTFELIQELQDSCKESVEFKGDKVIIKHVYIERRMSPLNLYLQHANPIDACRVILDYGFCVKELAAANIFPGDLLLKNFGVTRHGRVIFYDYDEIAKVTDCRFRRLPDMNNEDDTRSNFEMITAEPNDIFPEEFKAFMAPEGPIGEIFLAEHHEIFDPKYWRDIQKRIEAGEYLSFYAYDQYRRFNQNI
- a CDS encoding MmcQ/YjbR family DNA-binding protein; the encoded protein is MTVEDIREYCIRKKGVTEDFPFDKETLVFKVMGKMFLLMNIRAAETSVNMKCDPELAVQWREQYESVQPGYHMNKKYWNTVWCAEEFSDRTFYDMIDHSYEEVMKGMTKKLRNELEQLPC
- a CDS encoding glycosyltransferase; translation: MANEEQDFEPFVNLLTRVMDVIGTGKIYFVIDNASKDKTLELAQDLAQKDPRFEVVWAPDNRNVVDAYLAGFRVAYANGHDIIIEMDAGLSHDPRAIPMYLRVLNEGNECAFGSRFIKDGSMGDSPFNRRMLSKMGTVLANLLLGTKLYDMTSGFQGFHRDIIGKLLQYPLKSKAHFYQTEVKYLLRKHRIAEVPIHYQAPSPRVSPSAVKNARNTLLYYFWERLKGNTPIL
- a CDS encoding TlpA family protein disulfide reductase gives rise to the protein MQDGFCKIVGMLGNNNYLVDTVPAKSGKATYTRNELLPGGLYYFVFPDQKSFIQFLVDKEQQFSLQTDTADLIGQMKINGSVDNLLFYDNQQFEASHRKRFDSIDNALKFLAPDNQFFISLNLKKDALIKDRKEYLQSISTKYPHAFFTYFKMSGQNPALQFPKKANGILDTALQVQLYRDDFWNNTDVSDEKLLRTPVIANKLKTYITQLLPQNPDSILKYAVPLIEKSKKCPECFKFIVNWISIQYEKPSIMGDEKILVYMADNYFTDAIAGPWFKDNPYELTKIRLKVNSMRPSMTGSIGQDLMCKNLNGHNESLYKLNTPVKVAFLYSPDCSHCQEEAPKLHALLDKWKDKVSVYALSLDDDEAKWRQFVEKYRTHNFHNVIDPKRESQYHKKYHIDVTPEIYVLDRNNRIVGKDLHPEQLEEVFNQILNKKQ
- a CDS encoding DUF288 domain-containing protein, whose product is MSKKSLVITSIASDTLEVLHTYAKDCNERNIDFIMIGDTKSPDTFNINGCDFWSVDRQLTLDSSFAKICPTRHYARKNIGYIIALQNGTDEIVETDDDNLPRAEFWNEKSRTVKAHDIKAQGWVNVYNYFNDKFIWPRGLPLEELQKPSKPLSDFEIRDILCPIQQGLADENPDVDAVYRLTYPLPLDFNKGMNIALGVGAWSPFNSQNTYWYKEAFPLLYLPAYCSFRMTDIWRSYVAQRIAWANGWSILFHEATVWQERNQHNLLKDFEDEIPGYLNNSKICNELSSLNIKGGKENMLDDLLTCYDMLTGKGFVGKEEDALVRSWCEDISKVW
- the bshB1 gene encoding bacillithiol biosynthesis deacetylase BshB1, with the translated sequence MSKLDILVFAAHPDDVELACSGTVLKHISQGYKVGIIDLSRGELGTRGTEEIRAEESKKATEILGIQVRENLGFRDGFFEIDEAHLLKVVEIIRKYQPEIILANAKSDRHPDHPRGGDLVSRANFLSGLIKIATSFENQQQTAWRAKAVYRYVQDNFIQPDLVVDITGFETKKMEAIKAFKSQFYDPNSTEPQTPISREDFLDFVMGRAKQYGRPIGVSYGEGFTVERYIGLDNLFAVK